The Cucumis melo cultivar AY chromosome 6, USDA_Cmelo_AY_1.0, whole genome shotgun sequence genome includes a region encoding these proteins:
- the LOC103491725 gene encoding mitochondrial phosphate carrier protein 3, mitochondrial → MAISETQSSSSLIPNFLYSSSSIPFHTILHSTLPSQSPSQSFSISIKPFPIPSPTEPTKKLEMYSPAFYAACAFGGSLSCGLTHTALTPLDLVKCNMQIDPVKYKNISSGFGVLLKEQGIRGLFRGWAPTLLGYSAQGACKYGIYEFFKKYYSDIVGPEYAAKYKTLIYLAGSASAEVIADVALCPFEAVKVRVQTQPGFARGLSDGLPKFVRSEGALGLYKGIVPLWGRQIPYTMMKFATFENLVELIYKHAISKPKTECSSALQLGVSFAGGYIAGVSCAIVSHPADNLVSFLNNAKGATVGEAIQKLGLWGLFTRGLPLRIVMIGTLTGAQWVIYDAFKVSVGLPTTGGVAPPIAASPEHTTVTATA, encoded by the exons ATGGCCATCTCTGAAACTCAGTCATCTTCCTCTCTCATCCCTAATTTCCTCTACTCTTCTTCCTCCATTCCATTCCACACCATTCTCCACTCCACTCTTCCTTCTCAATCGCCATCACAATCCTTCTCCATTTCCATTAAGCCCTTCCCCATTCCTTCTCCCACCGAGCCCACCAAGAAATTGGAGATGTATTCCCCTGCTTTCTACGCCGCCTGTGCCTTTGGTGGAAGCCTCAGCTGTGGTCTCACTCACACCGCCCTCACTCCTCTCGATCTCGTCAAGTGTAATATGCAG ATTGACCCGGTGAAATACAAGAACATTTCATCTGGTTTTGGAGTTTTGCTAAAGGAGCAAGGAATCAGGGGTCTCTTTAGGGGTTGGGCGCCAACTCTACTTGGTTATAGTGCTCAAGGTGCTTGCAAGTATGGCATATACGAATTCTTTAAGAAATACTATTCCGATATAGTGGGTCCTGAGTATGCAGCAAAGTACAAGACATTGATCTATCTTGCTGGTTCTGCGTCCGCTGAAGTGATTGCAGATGTTGCACTTTGCCCCTTTGAAGCTGTTAAAGTTAGAGTTCAGACACAGCCAGGTTTTGCCAGAGGTTTGTCAGATGGCCTTCCTAAATTTGTTAGATCTGAAGGTGCTCTTGG GTTGTATAAGGGTATTGTTCCTCTGTGGGGACGTCAGATCCCAT ATACAATGATGAAGTTCGCAACATTTGAGAACTTGGTGGAACTTATCTACAAGCATGCAATCTCGAAGCCAAAGACGGAATGCAGCAGCGCATTGCAGCTTGGAGTCAGCTTTGCTGGTGGATATATTGCGGGCGTGTCTTGTGCTATAGTTTCTCATCCTGCGGATAATCTCGTCTCCTTTCTCAATAATGCTAAAGGGGCCACCGTTGGCGAG GCAATTCAGAAACTTGGATTATGGGGTCTCTTCACACGAGGGCTGCCTCTACGCATAGTCATGATTGGTACCCTCACTGGAGCTCAATGGGTTATCTATGACGCCTTCAAAGTTTCTGTTGGACT GCCAACAACCGGTGGGGTTGCTCCTCCCATTGCTGCATCCCCTGAACATACTACTGTAACTGCAACTGCGTAG